A stretch of the Desulforamulus ferrireducens genome encodes the following:
- a CDS encoding dicarboxylate/amino acid:cation symporter, whose product MKKVGLLTRLIIGLALGIIIGYISKEFLQFDFFVRLLATFNGIFGGFLGYVIPLIIIGFVAPGIAELGKGAGRLLGITTLLAYVSTIIAGTFAFLVGTGVLPKIVSAVGGHASNPEEALVAGFFQVDMPPIMGVMTALITAFLFGLGMAAIKNKSLYQVTKDFQEIIEKVIQNVIIPLLPIHIAGIFANMTYAGEVARIMKIFGSVFAIVILCHVVIIVLQYTIAGTATGRNPFTALKNMIPAYLTAIGTQSSAATIPVTLRSAKKNGISDGVADFAIPLCATIHLSGSTITLTMCAMAVMMMSGASTSFGLLFPFILMLGVTMVAAPGVPGGAVMAALGLLQSMLGFTEAQLGLMIALYLTQDSFGTACNVTGDGAIALLADKFAKGSAPVAGTSTVGGEV is encoded by the coding sequence ATGAAGAAAGTCGGACTACTAACCAGACTAATCATTGGTCTAGCTTTAGGTATCATTATAGGTTACATTTCTAAGGAATTTTTACAATTTGATTTCTTTGTTCGTTTACTGGCAACCTTTAACGGCATCTTTGGCGGCTTCTTAGGATATGTCATTCCTCTTATCATCATTGGTTTCGTAGCCCCAGGTATCGCCGAGTTAGGTAAAGGTGCCGGACGCTTGTTGGGTATCACCACTTTGTTGGCGTATGTTTCTACCATTATCGCCGGTACCTTTGCATTCTTAGTAGGTACTGGTGTATTGCCCAAGATTGTCAGCGCTGTAGGTGGACATGCTTCTAACCCTGAAGAGGCTCTGGTAGCAGGTTTCTTCCAAGTTGATATGCCTCCCATCATGGGTGTGATGACAGCACTAATTACCGCCTTCCTCTTTGGTCTGGGTATGGCCGCTATTAAGAACAAATCTTTATACCAAGTAACCAAAGACTTCCAGGAAATTATTGAAAAGGTTATTCAAAACGTTATTATTCCTTTGCTACCCATTCACATTGCAGGTATCTTTGCCAACATGACCTATGCTGGCGAAGTAGCTAGAATAATGAAGATCTTCGGTTCTGTGTTTGCCATTGTTATCCTTTGTCACGTAGTTATTATTGTTCTGCAATACACCATTGCAGGTACCGCCACTGGCAGAAACCCCTTTACCGCATTGAAGAATATGATACCTGCATACCTTACTGCCATCGGTACTCAGTCTTCTGCAGCCACCATCCCGGTAACCCTGCGTTCCGCTAAAAAGAACGGTATTTCCGATGGCGTAGCAGACTTTGCCATACCACTTTGTGCCACCATTCACCTGTCCGGCAGCACCATTACTTTAACCATGTGTGCCATGGCAGTCATGATGATGTCCGGAGCAAGCACCAGCTTTGGTCTATTGTTCCCCTTCATTCTAATGTTAGGTGTTACCATGGTAGCTGCTCCCGGTGTGCCCGGTGGTGCAGTTATGGCAGCCTTAGGTTTGCTGCAATCCATGCTGGGCTTTACCGAAGCTCAACTTGGCTTGATGATTGCCCTCTACCTAACCCAAGATAGTTTTGGTACTGCCTGCAACGTAACCGGTGACGGTGCCATTGCCCTGCTGGCTGATAAATTCGCCAAAGGCAGCGCCCCTGTAGCTGGTACCAGCACCGTAGGCGGTGAGGTATAG
- the cas7b gene encoding type I-B CRISPR-associated protein Cas7/Csh2, whose protein sequence is MTFQQRREYLFIYSVKDANPNGDPLNANHPRYDEETGQVLVSDVRIKRTVRDQWVREGKNVFVDGEAKTSTKRIEELQNILKVKDGKAICGGCIDTRLFGVTYPVDKQSFSWTGPVQFKWGRSLHRVKPELIQGTAAFATKEGSEQRSFRNEYLVPFALIAVYGIANQNAASITGATELDLQDLKSALWDGTVNLITRSKVGHMPCLLIEIVYQAGFQGAIGALDEKIRLVKAGSQEDFSREEEFAIRSLRDCLLDVSPLARRLQALQEHIAVVNIRKDAELSITGELQQVLGDKINIEG, encoded by the coding sequence ATGACCTTCCAACAAAGGCGGGAATATCTGTTTATTTACAGTGTTAAGGATGCCAATCCCAACGGGGACCCTCTTAACGCAAATCATCCCCGGTATGACGAGGAAACGGGACAAGTACTGGTATCCGATGTAAGAATTAAACGCACCGTGCGGGATCAGTGGGTTCGGGAAGGAAAAAATGTATTTGTAGATGGCGAAGCTAAAACTTCCACAAAGAGAATTGAAGAGCTTCAAAACATTTTGAAAGTAAAGGACGGCAAAGCAATCTGCGGCGGTTGTATTGATACCAGATTATTTGGTGTTACTTATCCTGTGGATAAACAATCCTTTTCCTGGACTGGTCCTGTGCAGTTTAAATGGGGGCGCTCGTTGCACCGTGTCAAGCCGGAACTAATTCAGGGAACAGCGGCTTTTGCAACCAAAGAAGGAAGTGAGCAGCGTTCCTTCCGCAATGAATATCTGGTGCCCTTTGCACTTATCGCTGTTTATGGCATTGCCAATCAGAATGCAGCCAGCATCACAGGAGCCACAGAATTGGACCTACAAGACTTAAAGTCCGCCCTTTGGGATGGCACCGTTAACCTGATTACCCGTAGCAAAGTGGGCCATATGCCCTGCCTGCTGATAGAGATTGTATATCAAGCCGGTTTCCAGGGTGCCATTGGAGCCCTGGACGAAAAGATTCGCTTGGTGAAAGCCGGCAGCCAGGAAGACTTTAGCCGGGAAGAAGAATTCGCTATTCGCAGCCTTCGGGATTGCCTACTGGATGTATCTCCCTTGGCCAGACGACTCCAAGCCCTGCAGGAACATATTGCCGTGGTCAATATCCGTAAGGATGCTGAGTTGTCTATCACCGGAGAATTACAGCAGGTACTGGGTGATAAAATTAACATAGAGGGGTGA
- a CDS encoding ParM/StbA family protein produces MIAIDVGYSHVKAVSKDGRIVLPSVVAPARELSLSEFAQKTGYLVTIQQSENPPRKYFVGELAIKEGQGATFTTDREKHRHPNHDILVLTVSKLLGAEPGATLVAGLPIAYYKAQKEELQKHLEQLTAEVATGNGEPKQISFGRVVIYPQGAGALLKAPLLANSGTVLLVDVGQKTTDYVTAEIVNDVVRPIASLCGSIETAVSTVYDAFAVEFQALTGSPISPVRVIEIVRGSGMVTFNGKEYDFRQLIRTIKENVSRSIFDQVQAALGERFSFLSRIYLAGGGALALPMLADFFPNAIHIPEPQWANAQGFLSIV; encoded by the coding sequence GTGATTGCCATCGATGTGGGGTATTCCCATGTTAAAGCAGTATCTAAGGATGGGCGGATTGTCCTACCCTCGGTGGTTGCACCGGCCAGGGAATTATCTCTCTCCGAATTTGCCCAAAAAACAGGTTATTTGGTAACCATTCAACAATCGGAAAATCCACCCAGGAAGTATTTTGTGGGGGAACTGGCTATCAAAGAAGGACAAGGTGCCACCTTTACCACTGATCGGGAAAAACACCGGCACCCTAACCACGATATTTTAGTCTTAACTGTGTCTAAATTATTGGGGGCGGAGCCAGGAGCCACTTTGGTGGCCGGGTTGCCCATAGCTTATTATAAAGCCCAGAAGGAAGAGTTACAGAAACATCTGGAGCAACTAACAGCAGAGGTAGCCACCGGTAACGGGGAGCCCAAACAAATCAGTTTTGGAAGGGTGGTAATCTACCCCCAGGGAGCGGGAGCACTCTTAAAGGCCCCTTTGTTAGCTAATTCCGGCACTGTGCTTTTGGTAGATGTTGGACAGAAAACCACAGATTATGTTACAGCTGAAATTGTTAATGATGTGGTTCGTCCCATTGCCAGTCTTTGTGGTTCCATAGAAACAGCAGTTAGTACTGTTTATGATGCTTTTGCCGTGGAGTTCCAAGCCCTAACTGGTTCTCCCATTTCCCCGGTCAGGGTGATAGAAATTGTCCGTGGCAGCGGTATGGTAACTTTTAACGGTAAAGAATATGATTTCCGACAACTGATTCGAACCATTAAAGAAAATGTTTCCCGTTCTATCTTTGATCAAGTACAGGCAGCCCTGGGAGAAAGATTTAGCTTCCTTAGCCGCATCTACCTGGCTGGCGGTGGCGCTCTGGCTTTACCTATGCTGGCGGACTTCTTCCCCAATGCTATTCATATCCCGGAGCCCCAGTGGGCCAATGCCCAGGGCTTTTTATCCATTGTTTAA
- a CDS encoding TM1802 family CRISPR-associated protein produces the protein MGYIQAIRDLGKISRRQDGTEKDGIDSFLQLPLPLVTDAAKSGREIRIWLDVTDKAATELNILGVSRVDLVEFPLVDKEKYLYRDPVGSNTTWKYSPIYKLGKGVTDGSKELLGKGCETERQVLLNWLRGEVSNLPTKLSKETKDNRYFKLRSSLLDAFEEEKTFGPGAVNIIMQHLIDKVEQISTLWADKKRSYILIFGINDGGQFLYPGEVPAFRNYFEKKLAHHLKAGSGEKQKGFCAICGNQATDMVTIDKLFTFATFDKPGFLPGTRDNRGVKEKVYPVCRNCFSLVSDGKEKINESFRDTQTVAGLFIDIIPEVIFDLDKLPKIASKAKDFLSKGIKTEEKIYNRLAEQGDGLVYHFLFWEKNQRQERVHLLVEDVPPSRLGKLLRTWQDVSKTHLTKKEDEKETTSLDALLKLLYRTLLHLAGKNDADKKIMRGKWLQITGELLGGQKVEAYWLKSLMVSRFPGLFADKEWVGKFAPSELKNMLALIDFLTIANER, from the coding sequence ATGGGATATATCCAGGCGATTCGTGATCTGGGGAAAATATCTCGGAGGCAGGATGGAACTGAAAAAGACGGTATTGATAGCTTTTTACAACTGCCACTGCCTTTGGTAACCGATGCTGCTAAAAGCGGCCGTGAAATACGCATTTGGCTGGATGTAACGGACAAAGCCGCCACTGAATTAAACATTTTAGGTGTTTCCAGGGTTGACCTGGTGGAATTTCCCTTAGTGGATAAAGAGAAGTACCTATACAGAGATCCAGTGGGTTCAAATACTACCTGGAAGTACTCACCAATCTATAAGCTAGGTAAAGGTGTAACTGACGGAAGCAAGGAACTGTTGGGCAAAGGCTGTGAAACAGAACGACAGGTATTGTTAAACTGGTTGAGGGGCGAGGTATCTAATTTACCCACTAAATTAAGTAAAGAAACCAAAGATAATCGTTACTTTAAATTAAGAAGCAGCCTTTTGGATGCCTTTGAGGAGGAAAAGACCTTTGGGCCGGGAGCGGTCAATATTATCATGCAGCATCTCATTGACAAGGTTGAGCAAATCAGCACCCTTTGGGCAGACAAAAAACGCTCCTATATATTAATATTTGGCATTAATGATGGGGGTCAATTCCTCTATCCTGGCGAAGTACCTGCTTTTCGTAATTATTTTGAGAAAAAATTGGCCCACCACCTAAAAGCAGGGTCAGGGGAGAAACAAAAGGGTTTCTGTGCCATCTGCGGTAACCAGGCCACAGATATGGTGACCATAGATAAGTTATTCACCTTTGCCACCTTTGATAAACCGGGGTTTCTTCCGGGAACCAGGGATAACAGAGGTGTTAAAGAGAAGGTGTACCCTGTGTGCCGGAATTGTTTCTCTCTAGTTTCTGATGGCAAAGAAAAAATAAATGAGAGTTTTCGTGACACCCAAACAGTGGCAGGCTTGTTCATTGATATTATTCCCGAGGTTATTTTTGATTTGGACAAGCTACCTAAAATTGCCAGCAAAGCGAAGGATTTTTTAAGCAAGGGCATTAAAACAGAGGAAAAAATATATAACCGGCTGGCGGAACAGGGAGATGGATTGGTTTATCATTTCTTATTCTGGGAAAAAAATCAACGCCAAGAGAGGGTGCATTTGCTGGTTGAGGATGTGCCCCCCTCCCGATTAGGAAAACTTCTTCGTACATGGCAAGATGTTTCAAAAACTCACCTGACCAAAAAGGAGGATGAAAAAGAGACTACTTCCCTGGATGCACTATTAAAACTTTTGTATCGAACCTTGCTGCATCTGGCGGGAAAGAATGATGCTGATAAAAAGATTATGCGGGGGAAGTGGTTGCAAATCACAGGTGAGTTACTGGGGGGACAAAAGGTAGAGGCCTATTGGTTAAAAAGCTTAATGGTTTCACGCTTTCCTGGTTTGTTTGCGGATAAAGAATGGGTAGGAAAGTTTGCTCCCTCCGAGCTAAAAAATATGCTTGCCCTGATTGATTTTTTAACCATAGCCAATGAGAGGTGA
- a CDS encoding lactate utilization protein: MNIHQWHKDTIGQKTVAALKKNEFDAVYFSTKEEAVEHILSYINSGAQVGFGGSMTISQDLALIEKVKDKGAVLLVHGDPQLTSAERLEVMRKQQVCDVFVTSTNAVTLDGCLVNMDGVGNRVAALTFGPRKVIVVVGTNKICQDVDAAVKRLQTVAAPKNSKRLNTNTPCAVTGICADCQSSGRICKVLSVMKRKPSLTDITVVVVGEDMGY, from the coding sequence ATGAACATTCATCAATGGCATAAAGACACCATTGGCCAAAAGACGGTGGCAGCTTTAAAGAAAAATGAATTTGACGCCGTTTATTTTTCGACTAAAGAGGAAGCTGTAGAACATATTTTAAGCTACATTAACAGCGGTGCGCAGGTGGGCTTTGGCGGTTCCATGACCATCAGTCAGGATTTAGCTCTGATAGAAAAGGTAAAGGACAAGGGGGCAGTCTTACTGGTCCATGGAGACCCGCAACTAACCTCTGCAGAAAGACTAGAAGTTATGCGCAAGCAACAGGTCTGTGACGTTTTTGTTACCAGTACCAACGCAGTAACCTTAGATGGTTGCCTGGTCAATATGGACGGGGTTGGTAACAGAGTTGCCGCTTTGACCTTTGGTCCCCGGAAGGTTATTGTGGTGGTGGGTACTAACAAGATCTGCCAAGATGTGGATGCTGCAGTGAAACGCCTGCAAACAGTTGCAGCACCGAAAAATAGCAAAAGACTTAATACCAATACCCCCTGTGCGGTAACGGGAATCTGTGCAGATTGCCAAAGTTCCGGCAGGATCTGCAAGGTTCTTTCGGTAATGAAAAGAAAACCATCCTTAACGGACATTACTGTGGTAGTGGTCGGCGAGGATATGGGATACTAA
- a CDS encoding TM1802 family CRISPR-associated protein — translation MKLEFLNNFADPYMQTAAGRGVFLAGVVLGMVAQGQSKDGNLEGTPLFKQMTFGRMKGRDLKRHLARVPELVKAYDIKYKDIIRKLAAYAGELILQEKSFELGVDGNFAFATGFINAREYFWAIFSKQQTDQITN, via the coding sequence ATGAAACTGGAGTTTTTAAATAATTTTGCCGATCCCTATATGCAAACTGCCGCTGGGCGTGGGGTCTTCCTAGCCGGGGTAGTGTTGGGTATGGTGGCCCAGGGTCAGTCCAAAGACGGTAATTTAGAAGGTACACCACTTTTCAAACAAATGACCTTTGGCCGCATGAAGGGGCGGGACCTTAAGCGCCATCTGGCCAGAGTACCAGAATTGGTTAAAGCCTACGATATCAAGTATAAGGATATCATCAGAAAATTAGCCGCCTATGCGGGAGAGTTGATACTACAGGAAAAAAGCTTTGAACTGGGAGTAGACGGTAATTTTGCCTTTGCTACGGGATTTATCAATGCAAGAGAATATTTTTGGGCCATTTTCAGTAAACAACAGACGGACCAAATTACTAACTGA
- the cas6 gene encoding CRISPR-associated endoribonuclease Cas6 has protein sequence MHLYIKFTSQEDIEVPVRYNHLLQAALYETIDPPLAAFLHDKGYQSHGRSFKLFTFSRLNGKFKMIKEKNMLRFCGDICLTVTSPVADFCHSIANRLFKLGQIRLGRQSLDVKALTTRQYTVQSERVILRTLSPVVTYSTFLRPEGRKYTCYFQPGEPDYNQLIENNLRKKYLAFYQVEAPPGAVTVTALSPMKLNIVNYKDTVIKGYSGKLAITGPNELLQMAVDAGIGSKNSQGFGCVEVVEKQI, from the coding sequence ATGCATTTATATATTAAATTTACTTCCCAGGAAGACATAGAAGTACCGGTAAGATACAACCACCTGTTGCAAGCGGCACTTTATGAAACCATTGATCCACCTTTAGCAGCATTTTTACACGACAAAGGTTATCAAAGCCATGGGCGTAGCTTTAAGTTGTTTACCTTTTCCAGGCTAAACGGTAAGTTTAAAATGATCAAAGAAAAAAATATGCTGAGATTTTGTGGTGACATCTGCTTGACCGTTACTTCTCCGGTGGCTGATTTTTGCCACTCTATTGCCAATAGACTTTTTAAACTGGGACAAATACGACTTGGCAGGCAATCACTGGATGTAAAAGCCCTTACTACCAGACAATACACGGTGCAAAGTGAACGTGTTATCCTGAGAACCCTGTCACCGGTTGTAACCTACAGCACCTTTTTACGTCCGGAAGGTCGCAAATATACCTGCTACTTTCAGCCAGGTGAACCGGATTATAACCAATTAATTGAAAATAATTTGCGTAAGAAATATCTGGCGTTTTATCAGGTGGAAGCTCCGCCCGGGGCGGTGACCGTAACAGCCCTAAGCCCTATGAAGCTGAATATTGTGAATTACAAAGACACCGTTATTAAAGGCTATTCTGGCAAATTAGCCATAACAGGACCCAACGAACTGCTGCAAATGGCAGTGGATGCAGGTATAGGAAGTAAGAACAGCCAGGGTTTTGGTTGTGTGGAGGTGGTAGAGAAACAGATTTAA